In one window of Thermodesulfobacteriota bacterium DNA:
- the murC gene encoding UDP-N-acetylmuramate--L-alanine ligase, with protein sequence MYRGRIRKIHFIGVGGSGMNGIAEVLVNMGYNVTGSDLSESETTRRLKGLGVTIFIGHRAENVVGSDCVVYSSAVKKENPEIREAESSQIPIIPRAEMLAELMRMKYGIAIAGTHGKTTTTSMVSMILAAANMDPTIVTGGKLNSLGANAKLGGGDFLVAEADESDGSFLKLSPTIAVVTNIDREHMDHYRDMEEVRGAFLDFMNKVPFYGCAVICLDHPVIQGLIPKITRRFRSYGLTAQADFHAKRIEPDGMKTSFEVWDGGARMGEITLNMPGEHNVYNSLAAVAVARELEIPFERIKAGLEGFTGVERRFHLRGEAAGITVVDDYGHHPEEIKAVLRAARKGWTRRVVAVFQPHRFTRTRDLFNEFLSSFNDAEKVIITEVYPAGEERIEGASGEALYKGIKAYGHKDVSYVPELASLPEHLSGVVETGDIVITLGAGDVWKAGVAFVNTLKSRAGA encoded by the coding sequence GTGTACAGGGGCAGGATACGGAAGATACATTTCATAGGAGTCGGCGGCAGCGGCATGAACGGCATAGCCGAGGTCCTCGTCAACATGGGCTACAATGTGACCGGCTCGGACCTCTCCGAGAGCGAGACCACCAGGAGGCTCAAGGGCCTCGGGGTGACCATATTCATAGGCCACAGGGCGGAAAACGTCGTCGGCTCCGACTGCGTGGTCTATTCCTCCGCCGTAAAGAAGGAGAACCCGGAGATAAGGGAGGCCGAATCCAGCCAGATTCCAATAATCCCCAGGGCCGAGATGCTCGCCGAGCTCATGCGCATGAAATACGGCATAGCCATTGCGGGCACGCACGGGAAGACCACGACGACCTCGATGGTCTCGATGATACTCGCCGCGGCCAACATGGACCCTACTATCGTCACTGGCGGGAAGCTTAATAGCCTCGGCGCCAACGCGAAGCTCGGGGGCGGGGACTTCCTCGTCGCCGAGGCCGACGAGAGCGACGGGAGCTTCCTTAAGCTGTCGCCCACAATAGCCGTGGTCACGAACATCGACAGGGAGCACATGGACCATTACCGGGACATGGAGGAGGTCCGGGGCGCGTTCCTCGACTTCATGAACAAGGTCCCGTTCTACGGATGCGCGGTAATATGCCTGGACCACCCGGTCATACAGGGCCTCATACCGAAGATAACCCGGAGGTTCAGGTCCTACGGGCTCACGGCCCAGGCCGACTTCCACGCGAAGAGGATAGAGCCTGACGGCATGAAGACCTCTTTCGAGGTCTGGGACGGCGGCGCGCGCATGGGGGAGATAACCCTCAATATGCCCGGCGAGCACAACGTCTACAACTCGCTTGCCGCGGTCGCCGTGGCAAGGGAGCTGGAGATACCTTTCGAGAGGATAAAGGCCGGGCTCGAAGGCTTTACCGGCGTTGAAAGGCGTTTCCATTTGAGGGGAGAGGCCGCCGGCATAACCGTGGTCGACGACTACGGGCACCACCCCGAGGAGATAAAGGCCGTGCTCAGGGCCGCGAGGAAGGGCTGGACAAGGAGGGTCGTCGCGGTATTCCAGCCGCACAGGTTCACGAGGACCAGGGACCTCTTTAACGAATTCCTCTCCTCCTTCAACGACGCGGAGAAGGTCATCATAACAGAGGTCTATCCCGCGGGCGAGGAAAGGATAGAGGGCGCATCGGGCGAGGCGCTCTACAAGGGCATAAAGGCCTACGGCCACAAGGACGTATCGTACGTCCCCGAGCTTGCAAGTCTCCCGGAGCACCTGTCCGGCGTAGTCGAGACCGGGGACATTGTCATAACGCTCGGGGCCGGGGACGTCTGGAAGGCCGGGGTGGCATTCGTAAATACGCTTAAGAGCAGGGCGGGCGCGTAG